From Deltaproteobacteria bacterium:
AGATGGGGAAGCGGTGGTCCGGGTACATCTCGAAGAAGGTGGCGTCCAGGTCTCCCACCAGCGGCAGGTCGAGTCCGTCCATCCAGATCATGGGATCGTCCGACTCGCAGCCGTGGTCGTGCCAGTCCCAGTTGGGCGTGAGCACCAGGTCGCCGCGGCTCATGACGCACTTGTCGCCGTTCAGGTTGGTGTAGGTGCGGTCGCCCTCGATGATGAAGCGGATGGCCGACGGGGAGTGCCGGTGGCAGGGCGCGATCTCTCCCGGCTTGACGATCTGCACCGCCGCCCACAGCGTCCGGGTAGCCGCGGGCTTGCCGCCCAGTCCCGGGTTCACCAGCCCCAGGACACGCCGTTCGCCGCCGCGCTCGATGGGTACGAGGTCCCCCGCGGTGTGGGCGAGCCGGCGCAGGTCCGCCCAGCGCCACATGTGCGCCTTCACCGGGGACCGCGGCTCGGCCGTCAGGGCGTCCTGGGTGATGTTCCACAGCGGCACCAGGTGCTTCTCGTCCACTTCCCGGTAGAATGCCTCGGTTTCCGTGTTCGTGCTCATGGGATGCCTCCCGGCGCCAGCGTGCTCAAAGCGTCCTCAACTCGCCGACCCCTGCAGCGCCAGCTTCAACCCCGGTTTCTGGATGTACACGTGGTTGGCCTTGTTGCCGCGCAGGTTCTTTAGCAGGCCGAGCACGCCGTTGCCGGTGTACGGAGTCGCCGGCCCGGCGGCGCGCATGGCGTTGAACTCGTCCTTGGTGATGAGCCAGCGCAGCAGCAGGTCGTCGTCCGAGAGGCCGGGCTCGAAGCCCTTGCGGATCTCGGCGATGGACGGCTGCGGCGGCTGCCACTTGGCCAGCTCCCGGGCGCGCGGCCGGTCGAGGATATTGTCCTTGACCTCCGGGTCCATGAGGCGGCTGCCTTCCTCGCCCCACAGCCCCAGGGCGTAGAGGATGCTCTGGTCGGTGACCTGGGTGTAGCGCGCGCCCACGATGACGTTGATGGCCGCCTGGCTGCCCACGAACTGGGACAGCGGCGTCACCATGATGGGATAGGCGAACTCCTCGCGCACCCGGCCGCACTCTTCCAACGCCTCCTGGAACTTGTGCTCCAGGCCCACCTTCTCCAGTTGGTGGCGCAGGTTGGAATACATGCCGCCGGGCACCTGGTGGAGGTACTGGCCGTGGTCGTATTCCACCGGCCGCCCGAGCGGCAGGCCCTCCTGCCCGGCGATGCCGGTGAAGTGCTCCGACACCGCGTGCAGCGGCTCCTCGTCCACCGCGGTGGTGTGCCCCAAAGCGCGGGCGTTGGCGGCGACGTTGAACAGCGACGGGTTGGACGAGGCGTTGGCCAGCGGCGGGATCGCCGTGTTCACGATGGTGATGCCGAGCTTGATGGCCTCCACGCAGCACAGCGGCCCCAGCCCGGTGGTGCAGTGGGTGTGGAACTCCACCGGGATGCCGTTGACGTTCTCCAGCACCAGCGGCACCAGGGTGCGCACCCGGTCCGGGGTGATGAGGCCGCCCGGGTCCTTGAGGCAGATGCGCGACAGGTCCAGGGTCGCCGCCTGGCGCGCCCGCTCCGCGTAGTACGCGTCGGTGTGCTTGGGCGACACCGAGTAGATCAGGTTGATGATGGGCTCGAGCCCGGCTTCCTTGGCCGTCTTGACCTTGTTGCGCCAGCCCTCGAAGTCGTTCCACTCGTCCGAGATGCGCGCCTGGCGCATGCCGTTGGCGCGCATGCGTTCGAGGTAGAGCTGGTACAGGGAGAAGGGCGTCACCTCGAAGGCGTTGAAGCGCCCTGAGGTCATGCGCAGCGGCGTGTTGGGCATCTTCGCCGCCATCAGCCGCAGCCGCTCGAACGGGTCCTCCCGGAGGTCCCGGGCCAGCTTCTTCAAGAAGATGCTGGACATGAGCTCCATGGCGTCGAAGCCCGCCTCGTCCATGCGCTCGGCGATGGGCAGCATCATGCCCGTGCGCATGCGCGTGGCCCACAGGCTCATCTGCCCGTCGCGCAACGTGGTGTCCACGAAATGGATCTCGCTCATGGGCGACAGCCTAGCACAAACCGGTCAGTTGACGCACGAGCGGCGACGTTCTATGTGGAGGAACCGCCCGTCGGGCGGTCCGCAAGAACAAGGGACAAGGGCAAGAACAACGGACAAAGGTTACCCGCCGCTCAAGCGGCACAAGGAGGCATCCCCATGGCAAACAGGCTTTTCAACTCGAAAAATTCGATGTTCTGCGAGAAGCTCCGCGTCGTCTTGACCATGAAGAAGGTTCCCTACGACGTCGTGGACGTACGCGCCGACAACCGCGAATCGCTGATCGCGTTCTCCAACCAGCGCAAGGTCCCCACCATGGACATCGACGGCCGGTGCGTCCAGGATTCCACCATCCTGGCCAAGTACTGGGAGGAGCAAGTCCCCGAGCCCACCATCTACCCGGACAACCCCTCGGACAAGGGGCTGTGCCTGATGCTGGAGGACTGGGCCGACGAGGACCTCAACGGCGCCGTCATGGCGTTCCGCCGGGCCCAGAACGACGACGAGGTGAAGCAGGCCGAGGAGGGGCTGGCGGTCCACCTGGAGAACCTCGACCTGCTCTACTCCGGCAAGGACTTCATCTTCGGCCGCATGACCCTCGCCGACATCTCCATCTACGCCCAACTCCACTACCTCTACACCGCCCTGGACCGCGAGATCGACGCTGGGTACACCCACGTGCACCACTTCCTGGAGCGCATGATGAAGGCCACGGGCGTGTCGTCGATGAAGGAGGTGGCGTAGGGCTCTGCGTCGTCAGACCCTACCCCAACGGATGCAACGGACAACCCGGATCTGAATGACGGGCCGTTCATCCAGGGCCATGGCGCGGTACTGGGAGTATTTCCGGCGCAACAGCCGGACGGCCCTGCGGTGAGCGTCTCCCTCCGTGACGACGCACGCTTCGCCCTGAATGATGATGTGGGCCAGACGCGACCAGTCCTCGTCTTCGTAGTGGTGGACCACTACGGATACGCGGGGATTGGCGCGGATGTTGCGGATCCGCTTGAGTTCCCGCAGCGTGGCGGCCTTGGGCTTCTCGTCGATGGGTGAGTACAGGCACTCGCCGTCGAAGGCGAAGCAGAAGGGGACGTTGAGCGGCTGGCCGCGCTCGTCCACCGTGGCCAGGTGGCCAACGCGGGCTTGGCGAATGAACGCGGCTTCCTTGCGAGTCATGGCGGTGCCCGATTTCTTCATTCCCGCCCCCTTCCGTCATTGATAGTCATTCCCGCGAAAGCGGGAATCCAGGAGGGGTGGGGCGGGGGATGCACGACCGCGACGCCCCTCCACCGCCCCTGGATTCCCGCTTTCGCGGGAATGACTATCAATGACGGAAGGGGGCGGGAATGACGTACCTGGGGTCCGCGCACGTCTTCGTCCCTTTGAAGGCTGCGAAGCCTACAACCTGTAATCCCCGATCAGCGACGGCGCGAACAGATCCTCCACGGTCGGGATCTTTTCCGCCAGCAAACCCTGTTCGCCCATGTAGCGGATGAGGGACTCGATGACGTGGCGGTTGGGCTCGATGCCGTAGGGCCACCAGTCGTCGCCGAAGACGTCGCGGAGGAGGGCGATTTCTGCCTGGAGCCAGGGGAGGGTGCTGGCCATGGTGTTGTTGATGTTCATGCGCGCGAAGGCGTCGTCCTTGGACTGGCAGAAGGCGGTGTAGAGGCTCCGGGCGACCCAGGGGTTGGCCTCGTACACGTCCTTGCGGATCACCACGGTGTGCATGATGGGGAAGAGCTGGGTGCGCCGGTAGTAGTCGATCTCCACGGACTTGAAGTCGGGGAACAGGCGGCGGATGTGCGGCGCGCCGGCGCTGTAGCACGACGGGATGCGCGCGCTGACCAGGGCGTCGAGCTCGCCTTTGTTCAGCATGTCGTTCAGGGTGCGGTCCTGCGGGATGGGCTGCACCTTGATCTCCGGCGGCAGCCGCAGCTCGATGCGCTCCTTCCGTCCGGGCACTTCCTGGCCGCCGGTGAACCACTGGACGTCGCTGGCCTTGATCCCGTGGTCGTCGCTCATGAAACCGCGGATCCATACCGCCGCGGTCATGGCGTACTCCGCCACGCCGATGCGCTTGCCGCTCAGGTCCTCGGGCTTGTCGAGGCCCCGGTCGGTGTTGATGAACACGCAGGAGTGGCGGAAATAGCGCGACGGATAGACCGGGATGGCGATGAACGGGCTCTCGCCGCGGGACGTCATGGTGATGTAGTTGGACAGCGACATCTCCGAGGCGTGGAACTCCTGGTGGTGGCCCATGCGCCAGAAGATTTCCTCGGCCTCCAGCGGCAGGTAGTTGAGCGCGATGCCGTCGGGGCTCAGCGAGCCGTCCTGCAGGGTCTTGGTGCGGTCGTAGTCGCCGCACGCCAGCGTCAGATGCAATTTGGACATAATGGTTTTCCTTGCGCGTTCGTGCGCACGTCGATCCGCCGGAACTCGCCGCCGGTGCGGCCGGAACGTCCCGGCGCGGGTTCCATCGTCAATCCTCCACCTTGTGGATCACCAGGCCGGTGACGAGCTTGGGGAAAAAGTAGGTGGACTTCTGCGGCATCTTCTCGCCCTTGAGCGAGACCGCGATCATTTCGCCGGCGGTGGGCGGGTTCAGGATGAGGGCCGCCTGGCAGCGGCCCGCTTCCGCCTCGGCCAGCGCCTCCTCGGCGTCGTGGGTGTACGCCACGGCGTCGGTGTTGACGGCGTCGCGGGTGGACACCCCGAGCACGTGCTCCATCAGCAGCACGTGCAGGGTGGTCACGTCCAGCCCGCGCAGCTCGGGGCTCATGTCCGGCGCCAGTTGCGCCATCGCCGCTCCGTCCCCGGGCCGCAGCGCCAGGTAGCGCGCATCGTCCTTGAAGGCCGCTCCGAGCACGCGCTCGCCGTCCTTGGGCTGTTCGAGGGTCTCCAGGAACCGCCTCCGCCCGCCGGCATCCCTGGAAAATGCCTCCACCTGGAAGTACCGCCGGAGCTTCTCCTCCAGCTCCGCCGCGCCCACCGGAGGCATCTCGCGCACCAGCCGGTGGGTGGGCAGGATCACCACGCCTTCCTCGTTCAGGTTGGCGAAGTACATCATCACCCGGTTGAATCCCTCGTCGCCGGTGGCGCCGGGCCGTTCCGCCAGGCGCCGGCGCCGGTAGTTGCCGGCGGCCTCGTAGCGGTGGTGTCCGTCCGCGATGAAGACCGCCTGCTCCCGCAGCGCCTCCCGCACCATGCCGATGAGCCCCGGGTCGGTGACCGCCCACAGCCGGGAGGTGCCGAACTCGCCCAGCTCCGCCTCGACCTTGGGCTTG
This genomic window contains:
- a CDS encoding TIGR03668 family PPOX class F420-dependent oxidoreductase; its protein translation is MKKSGTAMTRKEAAFIRQARVGHLATVDERGQPLNVPFCFAFDGECLYSPIDEKPKAATLRELKRIRNIRANPRVSVVVHHYEDEDWSRLAHIIIQGEACVVTEGDAHRRAVRLLRRKYSQYRAMALDERPVIQIRVVRCIRWGRV
- a CDS encoding cupin domain-containing protein, yielding MSTNTETEAFYREVDEKHLVPLWNITQDALTAEPRSPVKAHMWRWADLRRLAHTAGDLVPIERGGERRVLGLVNPGLGGKPAATRTLWAAVQIVKPGEIAPCHRHSPSAIRFIIEGDRTYTNLNGDKCVMSRGDLVLTPNWDWHDHGCESDDPMIWMDGLDLPLVGDLDATFFEMYPDHRFPISHVNESERKYGVTHLRPTWEKPPEDRSPLLNFKWEPTYDALQRIGEGPASPHDDVCFEYLNPNTGGPVLTTISCTIQKIRPGVRTQAHRQVQSSVYLAFSGKGYSVINGERFDWEDGDFFVVPPWAWHEHANETDGEALLFAIHDTPVMKALGLYREESYTENDGHQEITGSFEA
- a CDS encoding DUF1015 domain-containing protein, producing the protein MAKIFPFRGLTYNPGKAGDLSSVMAPPYDVISPEHQAELYARSPRNVVRIDFSRDADPYSTVPERFREWQDEGTLVPEDAPAIYYLSQEYRLADGVTRERRGFIALAAIEDFGDGAIHGHEATLAEPREDRLKLMLACDAQFSSILALYNDEKPTLTDALREHVRSHKPKVEAELGEFGTSRLWAVTDPGLIGMVREALREQAVFIADGHHRYEAAGNYRRRRLAERPGATGDEGFNRVMMYFANLNEEGVVILPTHRLVREMPPVGAAELEEKLRRYFQVEAFSRDAGGRRRFLETLEQPKDGERVLGAAFKDDARYLALRPGDGAAMAQLAPDMSPELRGLDVTTLHVLLMEHVLGVSTRDAVNTDAVAYTHDAEEALAEAEAGRCQAALILNPPTAGEMIAVSLKGEKMPQKSTYFFPKLVTGLVIHKVED
- a CDS encoding ABC transporter substrate-binding protein, producing MSKLHLTLACGDYDRTKTLQDGSLSPDGIALNYLPLEAEEIFWRMGHHQEFHASEMSLSNYITMTSRGESPFIAIPVYPSRYFRHSCVFINTDRGLDKPEDLSGKRIGVAEYAMTAAVWIRGFMSDDHGIKASDVQWFTGGQEVPGRKERIELRLPPEIKVQPIPQDRTLNDMLNKGELDALVSARIPSCYSAGAPHIRRLFPDFKSVEIDYYRRTQLFPIMHTVVIRKDVYEANPWVARSLYTAFCQSKDDAFARMNINNTMASTLPWLQAEIALLRDVFGDDWWPYGIEPNRHVIESLIRYMGEQGLLAEKIPTVEDLFAPSLIGDYRL
- a CDS encoding glutathione S-transferase — its product is MANRLFNSKNSMFCEKLRVVLTMKKVPYDVVDVRADNRESLIAFSNQRKVPTMDIDGRCVQDSTILAKYWEEQVPEPTIYPDNPSDKGLCLMLEDWADEDLNGAVMAFRRAQNDDEVKQAEEGLAVHLENLDLLYSGKDFIFGRMTLADISIYAQLHYLYTALDREIDAGYTHVHHFLERMMKATGVSSMKEVA
- a CDS encoding biotin carboxyl carrier protein; amino-acid sequence: MSEIHFVDTTLRDGQMSLWATRMRTGMMLPIAERMDEAGFDAMELMSSIFLKKLARDLREDPFERLRLMAAKMPNTPLRMTSGRFNAFEVTPFSLYQLYLERMRANGMRQARISDEWNDFEGWRNKVKTAKEAGLEPIINLIYSVSPKHTDAYYAERARQAATLDLSRICLKDPGGLITPDRVRTLVPLVLENVNGIPVEFHTHCTTGLGPLCCVEAIKLGITIVNTAIPPLANASSNPSLFNVAANARALGHTTAVDEEPLHAVSEHFTGIAGQEGLPLGRPVEYDHGQYLHQVPGGMYSNLRHQLEKVGLEHKFQEALEECGRVREEFAYPIMVTPLSQFVGSQAAINVIVGARYTQVTDQSILYALGLWGEEGSRLMDPEVKDNILDRPRARELAKWQPPQPSIAEIRKGFEPGLSDDDLLLRWLITKDEFNAMRAAGPATPYTGNGVLGLLKNLRGNKANHVYIQKPGLKLALQGSAS